The following proteins are co-located in the Myroides profundi genome:
- a CDS encoding ATP-dependent nuclease, protein MYISKLRLWNFRKYGNASSINTIDFNAPVLEVPFKEGMNILIGENDSGKSAIIDAIKLVLKTHAYEWIKIEEEDFYCLANNIACKVRIEIEFEDIKPEEASNFIEWCGWNDKGEPKLVLIYQAELRDGRIIPSDVKAGMDGIGHALTYEAREFLKCTYLKALRDASSELTAKKNSRLSQILRAHKLFERKNVLSERHDFEEIFENARAEINGKFNKKGEERDYSIIKNAIDKYIQAFINDDISTDFNLGGSTITNILEKLSLGVLNQSNLGLGTMNRLFMAAELIHLEKTNWNGLRLCMIEELEAHLHPQAQLKIINRLKQESNIQFILSTHSPNITSQANLEDIILCKNNLVYPLSVGQTKLDKVNYKHLERFLDVTKSNLFFSKGNIIVEGWSEEIILPALAKKLGYDLTHKEISIINVASTAYLHFAKIFQRSKGECIQVPISIITDLDKREYEREEIIVKKESKEKRKEYNYIKQNIDYSKEIEKRKEGIKISTSSEVKIFISKQWTLEWCLLKSKALEGIYKTILKEVHHDIFNICDDNNENWEKALSRILLSNSINKTEIAYQLRAKLEELGGSLIISNNDTAFYLVEAIKHVCEYEDK, encoded by the coding sequence ATGTATATATCTAAATTAAGACTATGGAACTTTAGGAAATATGGTAATGCATCATCAATTAATACTATTGATTTTAATGCTCCTGTATTGGAAGTACCATTTAAAGAAGGAATGAATATCTTAATTGGAGAAAATGACTCAGGAAAGAGTGCTATAATTGATGCAATAAAATTAGTGTTAAAAACTCATGCATACGAATGGATTAAAATAGAGGAAGAAGATTTTTATTGTTTAGCAAATAATATAGCTTGTAAAGTTAGAATTGAAATTGAATTTGAAGATATCAAGCCTGAAGAAGCTAGTAATTTTATAGAATGGTGTGGATGGAATGATAAAGGAGAGCCTAAACTTGTTCTGATTTATCAAGCTGAATTGAGAGATGGTCGTATAATTCCTTCAGATGTTAAGGCAGGAATGGACGGTATAGGTCATGCTTTAACTTATGAGGCACGTGAGTTTCTTAAATGTACATATTTAAAAGCTCTACGTGATGCTAGCAGTGAATTAACAGCGAAAAAAAATTCTCGGTTATCCCAAATTTTGAGAGCACATAAGTTATTTGAAAGAAAGAATGTACTTTCAGAGAGACATGATTTTGAAGAAATATTTGAAAATGCACGTGCAGAGATAAATGGTAAATTTAATAAAAAAGGAGAGGAAAGAGATTATTCTATTATTAAAAATGCTATTGATAAATATATACAAGCTTTTATCAATGATGATATTAGTACTGATTTTAATTTGGGAGGGAGTACTATAACTAATATTTTAGAAAAGTTATCATTAGGAGTCTTAAACCAATCGAATTTAGGTTTAGGAACAATGAATCGTTTATTTATGGCAGCGGAGTTGATACATTTAGAGAAAACTAATTGGAATGGGTTAAGACTTTGTATGATTGAAGAACTAGAGGCTCATTTGCATCCTCAAGCACAATTAAAAATTATAAATCGTTTAAAACAAGAAAGCAATATTCAATTTATTCTCAGTACTCATAGCCCCAATATCACTTCTCAAGCTAATTTAGAGGATATTATTCTTTGTAAGAATAATTTAGTTTATCCATTAAGTGTAGGTCAAACAAAATTAGATAAAGTGAATTATAAACATTTAGAGCGTTTTCTGGATGTAACTAAGAGTAATCTCTTTTTTTCTAAAGGGAATATTATTGTAGAGGGATGGTCTGAAGAAATTATTTTACCAGCTTTGGCAAAAAAACTAGGTTATGATTTAACACATAAAGAAATATCAATTATAAATGTTGCTTCTACAGCGTATCTACATTTTGCGAAGATATTTCAAAGAAGTAAGGGAGAGTGTATACAGGTTCCTATTTCGATTATTACTGATTTAGATAAAAGGGAATATGAGAGAGAAGAAATAATTGTTAAAAAAGAAAGCAAGGAAAAAAGAAAGGAATATAACTACATAAAACAAAATATTGATTATTCTAAAGAGATTGAGAAAAGAAAAGAAGGAATAAAAATATCTACTTCTTCAGAAGTGAAAATTTTTATTTCTAAACAATGGACCTTAGAGTGGTGTTTGTTGAAATCAAAAGCACTTGAAGGTATATATAAGACTATTTTAAAAGAGGTTCATCACGATATTTTTAACATATGTGATGATAATAATGAAAACTGGGAAAAAGCATTAAGTAGAATTCTATTGAGTAACTCTATAAATAAAACAGAAATAGCTTATCAATTGAGAGCAAAGTTAGAGGAATTAGGCGGTTCGTTGATTATTTCTAATAATGACACAGCTTTTTATTTAGTTGAAGCAATAAAACATGTATGTGAGTATGAAGATAAATAA
- a CDS encoding NAD(P)/FAD-dependent oxidoreductase, giving the protein MPQELQLQVLPEVAGTADLLTQYVANHVKCSPKDIKHITILKRSIDARQRTVKINLKVAVFFADEDVVHRHIDFPEYKNVKDAPRVIVVGAGPAGYFAALQLIELGVKPIVVERGKDVRGRRRDLKAINIDHIVDPDSNYCFGEGGAGTYSDGKLYTRSKKRGDVNRILELLVAFGASQDILVEAHPHIGTNKLPKIMQDMRAKIEEFGGEVLFEKRVVDFVIKGNEIEGVKLHNGDLIEAKKIILATGHSARDIYELLDRKKVLIEAKPFALGVRAEHPQTLIDKIQYSCDYRGEFLPPAPYSIVKQVNGRGMYSFCMCPGGVIAPCATAPGEVVTNGWSPSKRDQATANSGIVVELRLEDFKPFEKFGALAGMEFQKAIEQKAFLLAGETQRVPAQRMVDFSQSKVSESIPKTSYLPGTTSIELGQVFPGFLTQIMRQGFKEFGKSMKGYFTNEAILHAPESRTSSPVRIPREDDTLEHPQIKGLYPCGEGAGYAGGIVSAAIDGEKCAIMCVESMQ; this is encoded by the coding sequence ATGCCACAAGAATTACAGTTACAAGTTCTTCCTGAAGTTGCAGGTACAGCGGATTTATTGACGCAGTACGTTGCAAACCATGTGAAGTGTTCTCCAAAGGACATTAAGCATATCACGATCTTAAAGAGATCTATCGATGCGAGACAACGCACCGTAAAGATTAATTTAAAGGTTGCTGTTTTTTTTGCCGATGAGGATGTCGTGCACAGACATATTGATTTTCCAGAGTATAAAAATGTAAAGGATGCTCCACGTGTTATCGTGGTAGGAGCAGGACCTGCGGGTTATTTTGCAGCATTACAACTAATCGAGCTAGGGGTAAAACCTATTGTAGTCGAAAGAGGAAAAGATGTGCGAGGTCGTCGTCGTGATTTGAAAGCAATAAATATCGATCATATCGTTGATCCGGATTCGAACTACTGTTTCGGAGAAGGAGGAGCGGGTACTTACTCAGATGGTAAGTTATATACACGTTCTAAAAAGCGTGGTGATGTCAATCGTATACTAGAGTTATTAGTAGCCTTCGGAGCATCACAAGATATCTTAGTAGAAGCGCATCCACATATCGGAACGAATAAACTTCCGAAGATTATGCAGGATATGCGTGCTAAGATTGAGGAGTTTGGTGGAGAAGTGTTATTTGAGAAAAGAGTAGTAGACTTTGTGATCAAAGGAAATGAAATAGAAGGAGTTAAACTACACAATGGGGACCTAATCGAAGCAAAGAAAATAATCTTAGCTACAGGACACTCTGCTCGCGATATCTATGAATTACTAGATCGTAAGAAAGTCTTGATAGAAGCAAAGCCTTTTGCCCTAGGAGTACGTGCAGAGCACCCACAGACGCTGATAGATAAGATACAGTACTCATGTGATTACAGAGGAGAGTTTCTTCCTCCAGCACCTTATTCTATCGTGAAGCAGGTCAATGGTCGTGGGATGTATTCATTCTGTATGTGCCCAGGTGGAGTAATCGCACCCTGTGCTACAGCGCCTGGAGAAGTAGTAACCAATGGATGGTCACCGTCTAAACGCGATCAAGCAACAGCCAATTCGGGTATCGTAGTAGAGTTGCGATTAGAAGACTTTAAGCCATTTGAGAAGTTCGGAGCCTTAGCAGGTATGGAGTTCCAAAAAGCAATAGAGCAAAAAGCTTTCTTACTAGCAGGGGAGACTCAGCGTGTACCAGCACAGCGTATGGTGGACTTCTCACAGTCTAAAGTATCAGAGTCTATCCCTAAGACGTCTTATCTACCTGGTACGACTTCTATAGAGTTAGGACAGGTGTTCCCAGGCTTTTTGACGCAAATCATGAGACAGGGATTCAAAGAGTTCGGTAAGTCGATGAAAGGGTACTTCACAAATGAGGCTATATTACATGCTCCAGAGAGTAGAACATCCTCTCCAGTGCGTATCCCTCGTGAGGATGATACCTTAGAGCATCCTCAGATCAAAGGACTTTATCCATGTGGAGAAGGAGCAGGGTATGCAGGGGGTATTGTATCTGCTGCCATCGATGGTGAGAAATGTGCGATTATGTGTGTCGAGAGCATGCAGTAA
- a CDS encoding ABC transporter ATP-binding protein, whose protein sequence is MSKVQTNKSSSFIGILSNLIKAAGPMGGRLRMSLILILLSSVFQGAAYTCFYPIFMNIGKGKPEQVWFYIWIALGFVVISAICRWVGQDYDYGGFSSQAQYDLRKRQGEKLREMPLEFLSNKRSGKWSAVISNNVDEVISYTITVSSLMMYGVITPISVGLMTFFFDWKIAIVILILFPVIIPLYRWRKPAYDRGMYYLNEVHSELNAESIEFIQGLPVLKASNGIERIVARLNKSIDKVREVQIFGHGKGSTPNLIITSALEVGMLVSLGLGILFVLKADSNMMVMTALMIIVIRFSELISSFVPMTMIFSLMEAGYKQITAMLTAPVLEVKTPQAKPTSYGIEFKEVDFYYEDAQEKTLSNINLSIAPKSIVALVGPSGSGKTTLARMIMRYADCQKGSISIGGVDIANLSQNDLLSMISVVFQEVYLFDDTIGNNIRMAKPIATQEEIIDAAKRAQCHDFISQLPKGYDTPIGDMGNTLSGGERQRISIARALLKNSPIVILDEPTSSLDSLSELAVQRAIDELVKEKIVIIIAHRLSTVRGADKICVLEKGQIVEEGTHEALMIKQGKYCDLWEAEKQIEALF, encoded by the coding sequence ATGAGTAAAGTACAAACAAATAAGAGCAGTTCTTTTATCGGTATATTATCTAACCTGATTAAAGCAGCAGGTCCGATGGGTGGACGACTGCGAATGAGTTTAATATTGATATTGTTGTCTTCTGTTTTTCAAGGAGCAGCTTATACTTGCTTTTACCCTATTTTTATGAATATAGGGAAGGGAAAGCCTGAGCAAGTATGGTTTTACATTTGGATAGCATTAGGCTTTGTCGTGATTAGTGCTATCTGTAGATGGGTAGGGCAAGACTATGACTATGGAGGCTTTTCTTCTCAGGCGCAGTATGACCTTCGCAAGAGACAAGGGGAGAAACTGAGAGAGATGCCTTTAGAATTTTTATCTAATAAACGCTCTGGAAAGTGGAGTGCCGTGATTAGTAATAATGTAGATGAGGTGATTTCTTACACCATTACAGTGTCAAGTTTGATGATGTATGGAGTGATTACACCTATATCAGTAGGGCTGATGACTTTCTTCTTTGACTGGAAGATTGCGATAGTTATCTTGATTTTATTCCCTGTGATCATCCCGTTGTATCGCTGGAGAAAACCAGCTTATGACCGTGGAATGTATTATCTAAATGAAGTACACTCTGAGCTAAATGCAGAGTCTATAGAGTTTATCCAAGGGTTGCCTGTGCTTAAAGCAAGTAATGGTATAGAACGTATCGTAGCTCGTTTAAACAAAAGCATTGATAAAGTAAGAGAAGTACAAATCTTCGGGCATGGCAAAGGGAGTACTCCTAACCTGATTATTACTTCTGCTTTAGAAGTAGGGATGTTAGTATCCTTGGGATTGGGAATATTGTTTGTGCTAAAAGCAGATAGCAATATGATGGTCATGACAGCCTTAATGATTATTGTGATTCGCTTCTCAGAGTTGATCTCTAGCTTTGTACCAATGACCATGATATTTAGTCTGATGGAAGCAGGATATAAGCAAATCACAGCGATGTTAACTGCTCCTGTCTTAGAAGTAAAGACACCTCAAGCCAAACCAACTTCTTATGGTATAGAGTTTAAAGAAGTAGACTTCTATTATGAAGATGCTCAAGAAAAGACTTTGTCTAATATCAACTTATCTATTGCACCGAAGTCTATTGTAGCTTTAGTAGGGCCTTCAGGTTCGGGTAAGACTACGCTGGCAAGAATGATTATGCGCTATGCAGATTGTCAGAAGGGGAGCATTAGTATAGGAGGAGTTGATATTGCTAATTTGAGTCAAAACGATTTGTTGAGTATGATTTCTGTGGTATTCCAAGAGGTTTATTTATTTGATGATACCATAGGTAACAATATCCGTATGGCGAAACCTATTGCTACTCAAGAAGAAATAATAGACGCGGCTAAGCGTGCTCAATGTCATGACTTTATCAGTCAATTGCCTAAAGGGTATGACACACCTATAGGAGATATGGGAAATACCTTATCAGGTGGAGAACGTCAGCGTATCTCTATTGCGAGAGCACTGCTTAAGAACAGCCCGATAGTCATTCTAGATGAACCAACGTCTTCTCTAGACTCTTTAAGCGAACTTGCCGTACAGCGTGCTATCGATGAGTTAGTGAAAGAGAAGATTGTGATTATCATTGCACATAGGTTATCTACAGTCAGAGGCGCGGATAAGATATGTGTCTTAGAAAAAGGTCAGATAGTAGAGGAGGGAACACATGAAGCCTTAATGATAAAACAAGGTAAATACTGTGATCTATGGGAAGCAGAGAAGCAAATAGAGGCTTTGTTTTAA
- a CDS encoding ABC transporter ATP-binding protein produces the protein MATDNVLWRIVKPVKKKLNFAMALSVGSTLLTIANLIILSYLINALYHGNTTQLLYLFGAMILCVVVSYVLRLKSFDVSHYAAFDLEAILRKNISHHLAKLPLGFLTETGSGALTKILNEDVRLLHGFAADSTPLFVRTYAFPVVTLFALFWFDYRVALVCLAILIVGLGFLALAMKNKTEVTHQFNKAKEDINVAVIEYVQAMPVVRVFDGGEKSFVRYENALQRYLSIITLWFKENGLNAKLSMFILNPLPTFIILLVLGTYWFQEGSLSFVSFVASLLLGTGMIESILPYRSLTNVISRAAISAKRIEELLEVEPLTSTGEQTTVNDTTIEFDKVSFTYPGREDKALNNISFTVKPGTFTAITGASGAGKSTVARLLPRFWDVSDGEIKLGGTDIRQLKPEVLLDTISFVFQDNFIFSDTIANNIRMGAEEATLEKVMEAAKAAQIHDFIMQLPDGYETLVKERGNNFSGGQKQRLAIARAILRNKPILILDEVTSFSDTENELLLMRAFRNLMKDKTVIMIAHRLETIKNADQIIVMDKGSISEIGTHEQLAANQGIYQAMWQSYTQARNWHIKSDK, from the coding sequence ATGGCAACAGATAATGTGCTATGGCGTATCGTAAAACCAGTCAAGAAGAAGCTAAACTTTGCAATGGCTCTTTCTGTTGGTTCTACTTTATTGACAATAGCCAATTTAATAATATTAAGTTACCTAATTAATGCACTGTATCACGGAAATACAACACAATTGTTGTATCTATTCGGAGCGATGATCTTATGTGTAGTAGTTAGTTATGTATTACGTCTAAAGTCATTTGACGTATCCCATTACGCAGCTTTTGATTTAGAAGCTATTTTGCGTAAGAATATCAGTCACCATTTGGCGAAGTTACCATTAGGGTTCTTGACTGAGACAGGTTCAGGAGCATTGACTAAAATCTTAAATGAAGATGTTCGTTTATTACATGGATTTGCGGCAGATAGTACCCCTTTATTTGTGCGTACGTATGCCTTTCCAGTAGTTACTTTGTTTGCATTATTTTGGTTTGATTATAGAGTAGCACTAGTTTGTCTAGCTATTCTTATCGTAGGGCTTGGGTTTTTAGCATTAGCGATGAAGAATAAGACAGAAGTAACACATCAATTTAATAAAGCAAAAGAAGATATTAATGTAGCTGTGATAGAGTATGTACAGGCAATGCCGGTAGTACGTGTATTCGATGGAGGAGAGAAATCATTTGTGCGTTATGAGAATGCCTTACAACGTTATTTATCTATTATCACTTTGTGGTTTAAGGAAAACGGATTGAATGCTAAGTTGTCGATGTTTATTTTAAACCCGCTACCTACATTTATTATATTACTTGTACTAGGAACGTATTGGTTCCAAGAGGGGTCTTTGAGTTTTGTGTCTTTTGTAGCCTCTTTATTATTGGGGACAGGAATGATAGAGTCTATTTTGCCTTACCGAAGTTTGACTAATGTGATCTCTAGAGCGGCAATCAGCGCAAAGCGTATAGAAGAATTACTAGAAGTAGAACCTTTAACTTCTACAGGAGAACAAACTACGGTAAACGATACAACCATTGAGTTTGACAAGGTGTCTTTTACTTACCCTGGTAGAGAGGACAAGGCATTAAATAATATCAGCTTTACGGTGAAGCCAGGTACTTTTACTGCTATTACAGGAGCATCAGGAGCAGGAAAGTCTACTGTAGCTCGTTTGTTACCTCGTTTTTGGGATGTTAGTGATGGAGAGATAAAATTGGGTGGAACAGATATCCGCCAATTAAAACCTGAGGTATTATTAGATACGATATCATTTGTGTTTCAAGACAATTTTATTTTCTCTGATACGATTGCTAACAATATCAGAATGGGCGCAGAGGAAGCTACCTTAGAAAAAGTAATGGAAGCGGCTAAGGCTGCCCAAATACACGATTTTATAATGCAACTTCCTGATGGGTATGAGACCTTAGTAAAAGAAAGAGGAAATAACTTCTCAGGTGGACAGAAGCAACGTCTAGCGATTGCTAGAGCGATCTTGAGAAATAAACCTATTCTTATCTTGGATGAGGTAACTTCATTCTCAGATACAGAAAACGAACTATTACTGATGCGTGCTTTCCGCAATCTGATGAAGGACAAAACAGTCATTATGATCGCTCATAGATTAGAGACAATCAAGAATGCGGATCAGATCATTGTGATGGATAAGGGAAGTATTAGCGAGATAGGAACACATGAACAATTAGCAGCTAATCAAGGAATATATCAAGCGATGTGGCAATCTTATACACAAGCGAGAAATTGGCATATTAAATCAGATAAATAA